Genomic DNA from Flavobacterium sp. N502540:
GCATAAATAAATCGGAAACCTCCGCCTCCTGTACCTATTTCTTCCTGCATACGAACCATTTGTGCCAAATAGTGATTGGCTTTTTTAGTACCATGTTTTACAGGCCATTTTCGGATTTGTTTGGAAACAGATTTGATTCCGCGGACACCCACAATAGGCATTGGCGCCAACATATCGCGGCAGGTATTTTTGATTCCTTTTATAATAGCACTTTTTAAATCAACGTCTTTCGGAATTTGAATCGGATAGTACATTTGTCCTCTTGGTGCAAAAGCTCCTTTGGCAAAACGCACCTTGTCCAGTTCGTCATGTGTCAGGGTGGTAACGGTTTCCATTACAGGATCACTCACCAGATAATCGGTTTCGGTTTTTCCGTAAACCACTAAATTGTGTGCGTTAAAATGAAAGCGGTATTCATCAGGGAAATAACTCAAATGGTACACGCCAACTTGTAATCCGGTTGGAATATTATTTTTTAAATTTTCATCTAAGGCCTTATTGGCATTTATTACAGAAGAAAATTTTTGTCTTTTTATTTTTAAGTTTAAACGACTCGCCAGTTTGTTAAAAATCTGTCCGGGCAAAGTTCTGTAACTAATGGCCGGTGCATGATTGACTTTTATAAACGGCAGGTATACGAAGAAAAGTCCGGAGCCGATACCAAAAACCATTGGTTCACTGATATTCAGTCCGTTGTTTTTTAACAAATTCGAAGCTACTCCATTTTCGCAATGGGCAGATTGATGATGTGTAAAATTAGTTTGCATTACGCGGTTTTAATATTTTTTAATTCAGCTATTGAAATTTCAAAAGCATCGGCATATTTCTGTAAAGTAGCATTGCTCAATTTGGCAAAAACAGAGGGTTTAAAAT
This window encodes:
- a CDS encoding BtrH N-terminal domain-containing protein is translated as MQTNFTHHQSAHCENGVASNLLKNNGLNISEPMVFGIGSGLFFVYLPFIKVNHAPAISYRTLPGQIFNKLASRLNLKIKRQKFSSVINANKALDENLKNNIPTGLQVGVYHLSYFPDEYRFHFNAHNLVVYGKTETDYLVSDPVMETVTTLTHDELDKVRFAKGAFAPRGQMYYPIQIPKDVDLKSAIIKGIKNTCRDMLAPMPIVGVRGIKSVSKQIRKWPVKHGTKKANHYLAQMVRMQEEIGTGGGGFRFIYAAFLQEASVILNNEELKSLSKEMTQIGDSWRDFAVEASRIYKNRSAKEDAYNTIADELLDIANREEIFFKKLKKAIS